The sequence cacacaacactgtacatCACAGGTAACACATACACCActgtacaccacaggtaacacacacaacactgctacatcacaggtaacacacacaacactgctacatcacaggtaacacacacaacactgctacatcacaggtaacacacacaccactcctacaccacaggtaacacacacaacactgtacatCGCAGGTATCAcgcacagcactgctacatcacaggtaacacacacaacactgcaacatcacaggtaacacacacagcactgtacaccacaggtagcacacacagcactgctacatcacaagtaacacacacacacactgctacaccacaggtaacacacacaccactgctacatcacaggtaacacacacagcactgctacaccacaggtaacacacacaacactgtacaccacaggtaacacacacaacactgtacatcacaggtaacacacacaacactgtacaccacaggtaacgcacacaacactgtacaccacaggtaacacacacaacattGTACACCACACgtaacacacacagcactgtacaccacaggtaacacacacaacactgtacaccacacgtaacacacacaacactgtacaccacaggtaacacacacaacactgtacaccacaggtaacacacacaacactgtacaccacaggtaacacacacagcactgtacaccacaggtaacacacacaacactgtacaccacaggtaacacacacaacactgtacatcacaggtaacacacacaacactgtacaccacaggtaacacacacaacactgctacatcacaggtaacacaccacaggtaacacacacaacactgctacaccacaggtaacacacacaacactgtacaccacaggtaacacacacaacactgtacaccacaggtaacacaccacaggtaacacacacaacactgctacaccacaggtaacacacacaacactgtacaccacaggtaacacacacaacactgtacaccacaggtaacacacacaacactgtacaccacaggtaacacacacaccactgctacatcacaggtaacacacacaacactgtacaccacaggtaacacacacaacactgtacaccacaggtaacacacacaacactgtacaccacaggtaacacacacaacactactacatcacaggtaacacacacagcactactacatcacaggtaacacacaacactgctacatcacaggtaacacaccacaggtaacacacacaacactgtacaccacaggtaacacaccacaggtaacacacacaacactgtacaccacaggtaacacacacaacactgtacaccacaggtaacacacacaacactgtaccccacaggtaacacacacacaacactgctacatcacaggtaacacacacaacactgtacaccacaggtaacacacacaacactgtacaccacaggtaacacacacaacactgtacaccacagataacacacacacaacactgttacatcacaggtaacacacacaacactgtacaccacaggtaacacacacaacactgtacaccacaggtaacacacacaacactgtacaccacaggtaacacacacaacactgtacaccacaggtaacacaccacaggtaacatacacaacactgtacaccacaggtaacacaccacaggtaacacacacaacccTGCTACACCACAGGTAgcacacacaacactgtacaccacaggtaacacacacaacactgctacaccacaggtaacacacacaacactgtacaccacaggtaacacacacaacactgtacaccacaggtaacacacacaacactgctacaccacaggtaacacacacaacactgtacaccacaggtaacatgcacaacactgtacaccacatgtaacacacacaacactgtacaccacaggtaacacacacaacactgtacaccacaggtaacacacacaccactgctacatcacaggtaacacacacaacactgctacatcacaggtaacacacacaacactgtacaccacaggtaacacaccacaggtaacacacacaacactgctacatcacaggtaacacaccacaggtaacacacacaacactgttacatcacaggtaacacacacaacactgtacaccacaggtaacacacacaacactgtacaccacaggtaacacacacaacactgctacaccacaggtaacacacacaacactgctacatcacaggtaacacaccacaggtaacacacacaacactgtacaccccaggtaacacaccacaggtaacacacacaacactgtacaccCCAGGTAacacacaacactgtacaccacaggtaacacacacaacactgtacaccacaggtaacacacacaacactgtacaccacaggtaacacacacaacactgtacaccacaggtaacacacacaacactgtacaccacaggtaacacacacaacactgctacatcacaggtaacacacacaacactgtacaccacaggtaacacaccacaggtaacacacacaacactgctacatcacaggtaacacaccacaggtaacacacacaacactgttacatcacaggtaacacacacaacactgtacaccacaggtaacacacacaacactgtacaccacaggtaacacacacaacactgctacaccacaggtaacacacacaacactgctacatcacaggtaacacacacaacactgctacaccacaggtaacacacacaacactgctacatcacaggtaacacacacaacactgtacaccacaggtaacacacacaacactgtacaccacaggtaacacacacaacactgtacatCACAgggaacacacacacaacactgctacatcacaggtaacacacacaacactgctacatcacaggtaacacacacaacactactacaccacaggtaacacacacaacactgctacaccacaggtaacacacacaacactgtacaccacaggtaacacacacaacactgtacatcacaggtaacacacacacaacactgtacatcacaggtaacacacacaacactgtacaccacaggtaacatacacaacactgctacatcacaggtaacacacacaacactgtacaccacaggtaacacacacaacactgtacaccacaggtaacatacacaacactgctacatcacaggtaacacacacaacactactacaccacaggtaacacacacaacactactacaccacaggtaacatacacaacactgctacatcacaggtaacacacacaacactgctacatcacaggtaacacacacaacactgctacaccacaggtaacacacacaacactgctacaccacaggtaacacacacaacactactacaccacaggtaacacatacaccactgtacaccacaggtaacacacacaacactgctacaccacaggtaacacacacaacactgtacaccacaggtaacacacacaacactgtacaccacaggtaacacaccacaggtaacacacacaacactgctacaccacaggtaacacaccacaggtaacacacacaacactgtacaccacaggtaacacacacaacactgctacatcacaggtaacacacacaacactgtacaccacaggtaacacacaacactgtacaccacaggtaacacaccacaggtaacacacacaacactgctacatcacaggtaacacaccacaggtaacacacacaacactgttacatcacaggtaacacacacaacactgtacaccacaggtaacacacacaacactgtacaccacaggtaacacacacaacactgctacaccacaggtaacacacacaacactgctacatcacaggtaacacacacaacactgctacaccacaggtaacacacacaacactgctacatcacaggtaacacacacaacactgtacaccacaggtaacacacacaacactgtacaccacaggtaacacacacaacactgtacaccacaggtaacacacacaccactgctacatcacaggtaacacacacaacactgctacatcacaggtaacacacacaacactgtacaccacaggtaacacacacaacactgctacatcacaggtaacacacacaacactgtacaccacaggtaacacacacaacactgtacatcacaggtaacacacacaacactgctacatcacaggtaacacacacaacactgctacatcacaggtaacacacacaatactgctacaccacaggtaacacacacagcactgtacatcacaggtaacacacacaacactactacaccacaggtaacacacacaacactgcaacatcacaggtaacacacacaacactgtacatcacaggtaacacacacaacactactacatcacaggtaacacacaccactgtacatcacaggtaacacacacagcactactacatcacaggtaacacacacaccactgtacatcacaggtaacacacacaacactgctacatcacaggtaacacacacagcactgctacatcacaggtaacacacacaccactgtacatcacaggtaacacacacaccactgtgcatcacaggtaacacacacaatactgctacatcacaggtaacacacacaccactgctacatcacaggtaacacacacaacactgtacatcacaggtaacacacacaacactgctacaccacaggtaacacacttaacactgctacatcacaggtaacatacacagcactgctacatcacaggtaaccacacaacactgtacaccacaggtagcacacacagcactgctacatcacaggtaacacacacaacactgtacaccacaggtaacacacacaacactgctacaccacaggtaacacacacaacactactacatcacaggtaacacacacaacactgctacatcacaggtaacacacacaacactgtacaccacaggtaacacacacaacactgctacatcacaggtaacacacacaacactgctacaccacaggtaacacacacaacactgctacaccacaggtaacacacacaacactgctacaccacaggtaacacacacaacactgctacatcacaggtaacacacacaacactgctacatcacaggtaacacacacaacactactacatcacaggtaacacacacaacactactacatcacaggtaacacacacaacactgcaaCATCACAGGTAatacacacaacactgctacaccacaggtaacacacacaacactgctacatcacaggtaacacacacaacactgctacatcacaggtaacacacacaatactgctacaccacaggtaacacacacagcactgtacatcacaggtaacacacacaacactactacaccacaggtaacacacacaacactgcaacatcacaggtaacacacacaacactgtacatcacaggtaacacacacaacactactacatcacaggtaacacacaccactgtacatcacaggtaacacacacagcactactacatcacaggtaacacacacaccactgtacatcacaggtaacacacacaacactgctacatcacaggtaacacacacagcactgctacatcacaggtaacacacacaccactgtacatcacaggtaacacacacaccactgtgcatcacaggtaacacacacaatactgctacatcacaggtaacacacacaccactgctacatcacaggtaacacacacaacactgtacatcacaggtaacacacacaacactgctacaccacaggtaacacacttaacactgctacatcacaggtaacatacacagcactgctacatcacaggtaaccacacaacactgtacaccacaggtagcacacacagcactgctacatcacaggtaacacacacaacactgtacaccacaggtaacacacacaacactgctacaccacaggtaacacacacaacactactacatcacaggtaacacacacaacactgctacatcacaggtaacacacacaacactgtacaccacaggtaacacacacaacactgctacatcacaggtaacacacacaacactgctacaccacaggtaacacacacaacactgctacaccacaggtaacacacacaacactgctacaccacaggtaacacacacaacactgctacatcacaggtaacacacacaacactgctacatcacaggtaacacacacaacactactacatcacaggtaacacacacaacactactacatcacaggtaacacacacaacactgcaaCATCACAGGTAAtacacacaacactactacatcacaggtaacacacacaacactgtacatcacaggtaacacacacaacactccTACACCACAGGTAAAACACCACAGTtaacacacataacactgctacatcacaggtaacacacacaccactgctacatcacaggtaacacacacagcactgctacaccacaggtaacacacacagcacggctacatcacaggtaacacacacaccactgctacatcacaggtaacacacacaacactgctacaccacaggtaacacacacaacactgtacaccacaggtaacacacacagcacggctacatcacaggtaacacacacaccactgctacatcacaggtaacacacacaacactgtacaccacaggtaacacataCACCACTGCTacatcacaggtaacacacacaccactgctacatcacaggtaacacacacaacactgtgcaccacaggtaacacacacaccactgctacatcacaggtaacacacacaccaCTGCTACATCACAGGTAACTAGTAGTAGTTCTCTTCaaaaagatgttctgcagcagctgaggatgTCTGTCTGTGAAGGCGACGGACAGCGACTCCCATCATCTGTGAGTTTGGGGGCCGTAGTCCAGCGCAGCTTAGAGGGGATTgtctacactgatacattgtaacaaagtaAGCTGTGAACAGAAGAATGGAAATGTAAACTCTACTGCTATTCTGGTAGGGTCTAggtctccaaacagtgtgcctccagctgttgtaaaactccaactccccaatggctgtccgggcatgctgggagttgtagttttgcaacgtctgtgcTGGAGTATTGTGAGCCGACTGCCTCTCTCCTCCCTGCTGTGCCAGGTCTGGGTCAGGTGCTGGAGTTCATGTACACGGCGCGGCTGAACCTGACGCGGGAGAATGTGGAGGACGTCCTGGTGGTGGCCGGGTTTCTGCAGATGCAGGAGATCGTGAACGCCTGCACCGCCCTGAAGTCGCTCAGCATCTCCTCCTCACAGGGACCTCACAGCCTGGGGGCCATCACATCCACACAAGGCAGAGGTGAGCGGGCCGGGCCTGGGGGGTGTGGGTTGTCAGTGTCCGGACCAGGGTGAGCGGGCGGGGCCTGGGGGGTGTGGGTTGTCAGTGTCCGGACCAGGGTGAGCGGGCGGGGCCTGGGGGGTGTGGGTTGTCAGTGTCCGGACCAGGGTGAGCGGGCGGGGCCTGGGGGGGGTGGGTTGTCAGTGTCCGGACCAGGGTGAGCGGGCGGGGCCTGGGGGGTGTGGGTTGTCAGTGTCCGGACCAGGGTGAGCGTGCGGGGCCTGGGGGGTGTGGGTTGTCAGTGTCCGGACCAGGGTGAGCGTGCCGGGCCTGGGGGGTGTGGGCGGTCGTTGTCCATTCTAGAGGGTGTTGGCTGTCAGCACCTGGGCCGGGGTGAGCGGATGGGGCCTGGGGGTAGTCAACTTCCAAACTGGGGGGAGGGGCTGTCAGCGTCTGGTCTAGAGGGTGTTGACTGTCAGCGTCTGGGCCAGGGTGAGTGGATGGGGCCTCTGGGGTTGTGGGCTGTCAGTGTCCAGTCGAGAGGGTGTTGGCTGTCAGTGTCCGGTCTGGGGGATGTGGGCTGTCTGTGTATGGCCCCGGAGGGTATGGGCTGTCAGTGTCCGTCCTGGGGGTATGGGCTGACATTGtccgtcctgggggggggggtatggtctAACATTGTCCGTCCTGGGGGGTATGGTCTGACATTGTCCGTCCTGGGGGGTATGGGATGTCATTGTCCTTCCTGGGGGGTATGGGCTGTCAGTGTCCGTTCTGGGAGGGTATGGGCTGTCATTGTCTGTCCTGTGGCGGGGGGGCTGTCAGTGTCTGCCCTGGGAAGGTATGGGCTCTCATTGTTCGTCCTGGGAGGGTATGGGCTGTCATTGtctgtcctggggggggggggggggtatgggctGTCATTGTccgtcctggaggggggggggggggctgtcattgtccgtcctggaggggggggggggctgtcattGTCCGTCCTGGAggtgggagggggggtgctgtcaTTGTCCATCCTGGGGGTGGGCGCTGTCAGCGTCCGACCGGTGGtcatatcctctgtgtcctcctcTTCTGAAGATGTCACTGACTACTCTCCGCCGGCTGAAGAAGGGGAAAGTGACCTGGAGACGACCAATCCCACCGCCACCATCTACCCACTGGATGAGGCCGCAGACAGAGCGTGTCCGGGAGGTGAGAGGAGCGGCAGTCTGGGTGGTGACCCCCCTACCCCTCTGCGGTAGATTATTCACCTTCATTTTTTCCTGTAGGTGGCGACGTCACCAGACTGAGGCTTCAGGAGGAGAGCGGAGCGGGGCCGCAGCCTGAGGAGGAAACGGCAATGATCAGCTCTGAAGGAGGTGAGGACCGGCGGGTGTGCGGGTGCCCacatgcctcttgacaaagccacttatGTGGTGGAACGTTGAGGGGGGCAGTGTTTTTTTTGGTTTTAATAGCTGTGTGCTTTAACCTATAATGGTAGGAAAGGGACATTGTCTGCTGGAATGTCCCCTACAGTCTAGTCACTGATAATGGAGATAGTCAAGACAAAATACCTTTAAGTTATGGTGGCTAAGTGCACACAGAGTTTTAAATGTGTGATTCTCATTTAGATTTTTCATTATTGTTTGTGGACCATATTAATAAAGTCCTGTAAATAATCCATTTTTGATAGTTGGGAActcgagtttttttttttactacttctgGTGGTCTATGAGTTGTGCGAGCACCAGTGAACCCAGTATATGACCCTTACTCCCCCCGACATAGTACTGGGTGACTCGCCCTCCCCCGCCGTAGAGTCAGGTGACccatctgttctttttttttctggctacAGACGGTCGGGCAGTGAAGTTGGGGGATTTGTTGTCTTCCGGCACCTGGTCCCCAACCGATCAGGAGAAGACTATAGACGTCTCTGTGGGGGAATCTGAGGGCACAGACGAGGAGGTGTCTGGCAGTGACTCTTCACAGGAACATGGAACTACTCCAGTGCCAGAAGAAGTCTGCGAGAGCATGTGTCCCCTGATCCCGGGGCCCGAACCTGCAGAAGACGGGAGAGAGGAGAACGAAAACATCACCGATGAGAATACAGCGAAACCTGCAGCCGACAGTCAGGGGCCCCAGAGACATCTGCGCTCAGGAGTAACCAACTACACTGATCGCACAGAGTCACGACCCTACAGCTCTACAACTCACGTGTGTGAGGTAAGTGAGGGACTTATAGAGCTGGTGcacatgcagcagagctgataaCTAAAAGTCAACTCTCTGGTTTTCTGTAGGACAGCATATAGTGTCCACATTCATTACactccccctgtctcttcataacactccccctgtctcttcataacactccccctgtctcttcataacactccccctgtctcttcataacactcccctgtcttttcattacattccccctgtcttttcattacactccccctgtcttttcattacactccccctgtcttttcattacactccccctgtcttttcattacactcccagtctcttcattacactcccagtctcttcattacactcccagtctcttcattacactccctctgtcttttcattacactccctctgtcttttcattacactccccctgtcttttcattacactcccagtctcttcattacactcccagtctcttcattacactcccagtctcttcattacactccccgtctcttcattacactccctctgtctcttcattacactccccccgTCACTTCATTACTctccccctgtctctttattacactcccccgtctcttcattacactccccctgtctcttcattacactcccccgtcacttcattacactcccctgtctctttattacactccccctgtctctttattacactccccctgtctctttattacactccccctgtctctttattacactcccCCCGTCACTTCATTACTctccccctgtctctttattactctccccctgtctctttattgctctccccctgtctctttattacgctccccctgtctctttattactctccccctgtctctttattgctctccccctgtctctttattacgctccccctgtctctttattactctccccctgtctcttcattacactcccctatcTCTTcttttgtatccaggctagagggggCCCAGTGGGGTCCTAGAGCCTCCCCTATTGTACAGTTTCCCCAATAATCTTCTCCTTTTCCtctgatacagtcatcacctccATAGATCTTCATTCCCGTCACACATAGAAGGATTAATTCCATTCCAACAACTCCTTCCTTCCTGGTGCGTTATTATTTTTGTCAGTGTAATGTACAGTAGGGGGCGCTATTCCCTAAAACACCTCAGCAGCTGTAAAACCTACCTTGATAAAGCAGAAGCATTGTGTCAGTCATGAATCTTCTTCCaatagaggttctgcagcagctgcggtTTGTATTCTGCAGTTTCACGCAGAGCTCCTTGTCATGTATAACACTcgccctgtgacatcacaactcgaCGATTATATTATTTTGCTGCATCTATTATTCCAGTATTGCAGCAAGGAATTTACCCACACGGGGAACTACACGCGGCACATCCGTATCCACACCGGGGAGAAACCGTACCGCTGCCACGAGTGCGACAAAGCCTTCTCTGACCCCGCTGCCTGCAAAGCGCATGAGAAGACTCACAGGTGAGGGGGCACCGGACGCTCTGCATGGGAGATGGGGGGGTGGTAGCACTGAGTGTGACCCCTTACCCAACCCCCCTCCTCTTCTCCTCAGCCCATTAAAGCCCCACGGCTGTGATGACTGCGGGAAGAGTTACCGCCTGGTCAGTCTGCTCAACCTGCACAAGAAGCGTCACACCGGGGAGCCCAGCTACTACTGCAAGGTGTGCGGCAAACTCTTCACCACGTCCGGCAACCTCAAGAGACACCAACTGGTCCACAGCGGAGAGAAACCCTATCAGTGCGAGTACTGCAACCGGCCCTTCTCCGATCCCACCTCCAAGATGCGGCACCTGGAGACTCACGACACTAACAAGGAACACAAGTGTCCGCACTGCGACAAGAAGTTTAACCAGGTGGGTGCTGGACAGGATtctggtgttggggggggggggggggggttgggtgccATGACGGTGCTCGGGTTACTTTGTGCCTTTCTCTACAGCTGGGGAATCTGAAGGCCCACCTGAAAATCCACATCGCTGACGGACCCCTGAAGTGCAGAGAGTGCGGGAAGCAGTTCACCACCTCAGGTAAGAGAGGACCGCGTCACTGAcatctgttcacacacagcagggCCGTCTGATCTCCTCCTTATATTATTTCCTGCAGGAAACCTGAAGAGACACCTGCGCATCCACAGTGGGGAAAAACCCTACGTCTGCGTCCACTGCAAGAGGAAATTTGCTGACCCCGGAGCATTGCAGCGCCATGTCCGGACCCATACCGGTAACACTGCACCACAGAAGCCATTATAATCTGTACTGACCCTCTGTAATGATCACGTGGGCCCATTATGTAATGGGGTTCTCTGTACCCTGAATGGCCCCTTTATTAGTGCCCCATCTGGTAGCACATTTGGCATCTTTGCCCTTCAGAGCCGAAGCCGTTCATTGTGCCCACTAGGTGATGAAATcttccttaagggtctattcacacatacagtattctgtgcagatttgatgcgcaggatttcaagctgtgttcagtcatttagtttacattgaaatctgcagcagaaaatcctgcgcctcaaatctgcacagaatactgtacgtgtgaaggggtattcagcccctagacatcttatgcactatccaaaggataggggattagatgtctgattgcgggggtcccgcagctggggacccccgcgatttccctgctgcaccccagacatcaggtgcacggagcgaacttcactctgtgccgaaTGAccaaatgactggcgatgcggggaggaggctcgCAACGtaaacggccacaccccctcaatgcaagtctatgggagggggcatgatggccgtcacgcccctcccatagacttgcattgagggggcgtggccgtgacatcacaagccgggGGAAGCAGGGAGACTGCAGGGTccacagtggtgggacccccgtgatcagacatcgtatcccctataagagtacccctttaaggaatattgGCCCATGTGGACAGGATCACTGACAATTCTCGCCGCACATTAGGTGGACGTCCTGACATGCGGTGTTACCTCATCCCAGAGATGTCTATAGGATTCAGATCTGTGGACCGTCACGGTCATGTTCCTGGAGCCGATCTATGACTATATGAGCCTTGTGTATGGGACATTTTCCCGCTGACAGTCTTCATCTGCCATAGAGGAAACCGCTGCCATGGAGGGAGGAACTT is a genomic window of Hyla sarda isolate aHylSar1 chromosome 10, aHylSar1.hap1, whole genome shotgun sequence containing:
- the ZBTB17 gene encoding zinc finger and BTB domain-containing protein 17; amino-acid sequence: MAAMDFPQHSQLVLEQLNQQRQLGLLCDCTFVVDGIDFKAHKAVLAACSQYFRMLFVEQKDVVHLDISNAAGLGQVLEFMYTARLNLTRENVEDVLVVAGFLQMQEIVNACTALKSLSISSSQGPHSLGAITSTQGRDVTDYSPPAEEGESDLETTNPTATIYPLDEAADRACPGGGDVTRLRLQEESGAGPQPEEETAMISSEGDGRAVKLGDLLSSGTWSPTDQEKTIDVSVGESEGTDEEVSGSDSSQEHGTTPVPEEVCESMCPLIPGPEPAEDGREENENITDENTAKPAADSQGPQRHLRSGVTNYTDRTESRPYSSTTHVCEYCSKEFTHTGNYTRHIRIHTGEKPYRCHECDKAFSDPAACKAHEKTHSPLKPHGCDDCGKSYRLVSLLNLHKKRHTGEPSYYCKVCGKLFTTSGNLKRHQLVHSGEKPYQCEYCNRPFSDPTSKMRHLETHDTNKEHKCPHCDKKFNQLGNLKAHLKIHIADGPLKCRECGKQFTTSGNLKRHLRIHSGEKPYVCVHCKRKFADPGALQRHVRTHTGEKPCQCMVCGKAFTQASSLIAHVRQHTGEKPYVCERCGKRFVQSSQLANHIRHHDNIRPHKCKICNKAFVNVGDLTKHVIIHTGEKPYLCDKCGRGFNRVDNLRSHVRTVHKGRAGMKMLDREEGEVDIDEEEVNIVTVPEDMVTLATEDIANTGVTELTVVPISAAVTADATEALKAEITKAVKQVQEADPNTQILYACDSCGDKFLDANSLAEHVRMHTAQALVMFQSDTDIYQQYSAPTTWHTEQVVQSSELLFRQRDGTDVQPQPMD